The genomic segment TGCGCAAGTTCGTTGCCGACATGTTCGAGACGATGTATGCCGCGCAGGGGATCGGCCTCGCAGCTCCGCAGGTGGCCGTGTCGAAGCGTGTTACGGTGATCGACCTCAGCATGGGCAAAGACCCCGCGCAGAAGCTGGTGCTCATCAACCCTGAGATCATCGCGCGCGACGGCAAGCAATACGAAGAAGAGGGCTGCCTCAGCTTTCCTGATATTCGTGAGAAGGTGCAGCGCGCTTGGCAGGTAACGGTGCGCGCGCAGGATGAGTTCGGCAAATGGTTTGAGATGGACGGCGAGGAACTGCTCTCGCGCGCATTCCAGCACGAAATCGACCACCTCGACGGCATGCTGTTCATCTTCCGCATGAGCGGGCTGAAGCGTGACATGGCGCTGCGGAAGATCCGCAAGATGCAGCGCGAAGGAACCTGGTAGAACCGTGAAGATCGTATTCTGCGGGACTCCGCGGTTTGCGGTGCCGACGCTGGAGGCGCTGATCTCCGCGGGGTATGAGATTCCGCTCGTCGTCTCGCAACCCGATCGCCCCGTGGGCCGCAAGCAGGAACTGACCGCACCGCCGGTGAAGCAGACAGCGTTGGCGGCCGGACTCGCGGTCACGCAGCCGGAAAAGATTCGCAACAATGCAGAATTCCGTACAGAGCTTGAGGCCATTCAGCCCGATGCGATCGTGATTGTCGCCTACGGGCGCATCATTCCGCCCTGGATGCTGGCTTTGCCGAGGCTCGGCTGCATCAATCTGCACGCATCGCTGCTGCCCAAATATCGCGGAGCCGCCCCGATTCAATGGGCCGTGGCCATGGGAGAAACAGTCACGGGCAACACGACGATGTTGATCGATGAGGGGCTCGACACCGGCCCGATGCTGCTGCAACAGGAGTGTCCCATTGGCCCTGAGACAACCGCAGCCGACCTCTTCGAGAAGCTCTCAGTGGACGGTGCCCTGCTCGTGGTCGAGAGCCTCGCGCTTCTGGAGGCTGAAAGCATCACGCCGCGCCCGCAGGATAATTTGCAGGCGATCCTGGCGCCGTTGCTAACGCGTGAAGATGGCCGCATGGACTTCGTAGCGCGTACCGCCCAGGAGTTGAAGAATCGGTGGCGCGGCTTCCAGCCGTGGCCAGGAGCTTTTACGGCTCTCGACGGCAAGAAGCTCATCGTGCATCGCCTGAGTGTGGCTGAATCAGCCGGAGGCTCTGCTACTGATTTTGCTCCCGGCACTGTGGCCGTGGATGACCAACGAATGCTCG from the Occallatibacter riparius genome contains:
- the fmt gene encoding methionyl-tRNA formyltransferase; this translates as MKIVFCGTPRFAVPTLEALISAGYEIPLVVSQPDRPVGRKQELTAPPVKQTALAAGLAVTQPEKIRNNAEFRTELEAIQPDAIVIVAYGRIIPPWMLALPRLGCINLHASLLPKYRGAAPIQWAVAMGETVTGNTTMLIDEGLDTGPMLLQQECPIGPETTAADLFEKLSVDGALLVVESLALLEAESITPRPQDNLQAILAPLLTREDGRMDFVARTAQELKNRWRGFQPWPGAFTALDGKKLIVHRLSVAESAGGSATDFAPGTVAVDDQRMLVACAQSTWLELLEVQPEGKKPMAAAEFLRGHSNASGMRLG
- the def gene encoding peptide deformylase, whose product is MILKIVKYPEPVLSQPGEPVTEFNDELRKFVADMFETMYAAQGIGLAAPQVAVSKRVTVIDLSMGKDPAQKLVLINPEIIARDGKQYEEEGCLSFPDIREKVQRAWQVTVRAQDEFGKWFEMDGEELLSRAFQHEIDHLDGMLFIFRMSGLKRDMALRKIRKMQREGTW